A region of the Fusobacteria bacterium ZRK30 genome:
AGTTAACATCCATAATCTTAGGGTTACACCTGAGAATGCCAAAACTTTATTTGATCATATGAAATATGATTATATTGTAGATGCCATAGATACTGTTTCCGCTAAATTAGCTTTGATAGAGATCAGCAAAGACAGAGATATCCCTATAATCTCATCTATGGGATTCGGCAATAAATTGGACCCTACAACTATACAGATTTCAGACATCAGTAAAACCAGTGTCTGTCCTTTGGCTCGTACTATAAGACAGGAGCTTAAAAAAAGAAGGATAAAAAAAGTTAAAACAGTTTTTTCTACAGAGATTGCCATAAAGCCTAAGAATCCAAATGGTTCCAGGGAAAAAGCTGTAAATGTAGGAAGTGTCTCCTTTGTCCCTTCAGTGGCAGGACTTATTATAGCCGGAGAAGTAATTAAAGATCTAATAAAAAGTTAAATAGGAGTTGATATAGATGAAAAAAATAGGATTATTTTATGGTACTACCGGAGGAAGAACTACCGGTGTAGTTGATGAATTTGACTTTAACCTAAGAGATGAGGTTGAAATATTTGATGTAGCCAACGGGATCGAGAAAATAAAAGAATTTGAAAACCTGATCTTAGTTACACCTAGTTACGGATTTGGTGAATTAGAAGCTCACTGGGAAGCTGTTATAGAAGATTTTAAAAAAATTGATCTTAAGGGAAAAACTTTAGCTCTTGTAGGTTTAGGAAGCCAGACTACATTTGGAGAATCCTTTGTAGGAGCTTTAGAAATTTTATATAAGATCATCATTAAAAATGGCGGGAAGATTATTGGATTAACTTCTACAGAAGGGTATCATTTTGAAGAATGCGAAGCTATCGTTGAAGGTAAATTTATGGGGTTAGTTTTAGACGAAGAAAATCAAGATGACATGACTCCTGACAGGATCTATGACTGGCTTGAGGTTGTTAAAAAAGAATTTAACTAAAAAATTAATTTAGGAGGATGAAAATCCTTCTTTTTTTTATTTCAAACCCTATCTAAAAATATAGATAGTTTTTATTGACAAATTAAGATTAGGAAGTTATAATAGTTATATATAAATAAAGATAACTAGGAGGAGTTTTTATGAAAGTTTCATCAAGGAAGAATAAATGGGTATTTGAGTTTGATACTATCTCTATTGTCTGTGGTATTACTAAGGTTAACAATACATATACAATATTATTCGAGTTGAATGATAAGATTATAAAAATAAACACCAATGACCTGGATAAAACTTTTTTATCTTTGGAAAGATCTTTTAATTCCAATACTATCTTAAATTATAGATAATTTTAGAAACAACTTTATAGATTTTTGGCGACTACAAGTCGCCTTTTTTTATTTCAAATTTATGATATAATATAGGGAATATAAAACTGTCAATTTGAAAAAGTAAAACTAAAAAAATTATTGAATAACTTAATTTGAAAGGAAATTTATGAATGTATCAATACTAGGGAGTGGAAGTTCTGGAAACTCTATATTTATCGAGATAAACAATATTAAAATTTTAATCGATGCCGGATTTAGCGGGAAAAAAATAAAAGAAAAATTAGAAGTTATAGGAGAAGATATCAGTGATATTCAGGCCCTTCTCATTACCCATGAACACGGAGATCATGTTTTAGGAGCTGGGATTATATCCAGAAAATATAACCTGCCTATCTATATAACCGAGGAAAGCTACGATGCCTGTAAGCATAAATTAGGAAAGATAGACCCTTCTAATTTAAATTTTATAGAGAGTACATTTTATTTAGATGAGATATTAATAACCCCATTTGATGTTATGCACGATGCTGTAAGAACTATTGGCTTTTCTGTAGAATACATGGGAAAGAAACTTACTTTGGCTACTGATATAGGTCATATTACCAACATTGTTCGGGAGCAATTTAAAGGCTCTCAAATTGCTATCATTGAGTGTAACTACGATTACAATATGCTTATGAATTGTGATTACCCCTGGGATCTAAAATCACGTGTTAAGGGACGTAATGGTCACCTCTGCAACGAGGATACTGCAAAATTTTTAACTGAACTATACCATGAAGACTTAGAAAAGGTTTATTTGGTTCATGTGAGTAACGACAGTAACTGCTATGATCTGGCTTATAATACTGTGGAATTTGAATTGATAAAAAATGATATAAATATTGATCTTGAGATCGTAAGACAAAATACTGTTACCCCAATATATAAATCTAAAAAATAAAAAAACTTGGACACGGAAATACTCAGAGAAAAAAAGAGATAATACAGATAAGGTCTCACTGTATCTCTAATTATACATTTAAAATTTTTTATAACTAGAAGAAATTTTAATATTCGTATACTCGCTCAGTGAAACTCTATGTTGAAATATTCTTTCTCCCTAATTGAGGAAGAGAGTGTAAGAAGCTTCTAAAGATTCCATCTTTAATACGGGTCTCTTAGATGTCGCGATTATTTTATTTTCTCTAATAATATTAGAAAAAAATAAAAATGCGAGAAAGAAAACGAGATGCAAAAGTTCAAGAAGTTTCTAATGGTCTTAGTTAGTAATACAGGATCGTCATTGTAGAAACAGTACAGCCGAAGCATAACGACTATAAACTTCAAAATTAAAAGTCAAAAGAAAAGTCAGAACTTAGTCTGCGTCATTTTTTTATTTGACGGAAATAGAAAAGATAGGAGGAAAATATGAAAATTAATAATTTATGGGAAGAACTCAATTTTGAGATAAATACCTGTAAGATTTTTAAGAAAAGTGAAAAAGACAGTAAAGTATTATTAGGAGGGGGAAACAGAAATTCCGACCTTTTATTTATAGGAGATGATCCTAATCTTTTTGAGGACGACAATCTGAGGGTGGCTCCTAACAGCAGCGGTGCATTTTTTAAAAACCTGTATGAATTGGTCGACCTGTCACCTGAAGAATTTTATCTTACCAATATTGTAAAGTGCAATTTAAGGTTAAAGGACCTTTCAGAGGAAGAGAAAAAGATCTATGCAGATGTTTTGGATATGCAGATTGCTCTGTTAAATCCTAAAGTAATCGTTACCTTAGGCCAGGAGGTCAGCCGATTTTTGCTGAGAGACAATACATTAAAGATTTCTGAAATCCGTGGAAAAACTTACGATTGGGATGGTGGAATCAAAGTAAATCCTACCTACGATCCTAATTTTTTAATCAGAAACAGTGACAAGAAAAAAGGCAGCCCAAAATGGCTCACTTGGAAAGATATGGAGGAGATCAAAAAAAATATGGAGAATATCCATGGATAAAAAACAAATAAGATCTGAAGTTTTAAAAAAAAGAAATAACCTATCCAAGGAATTTATTAAAAAATATTCTGAAGAGATTTTTAATGTACTTATTAACTCTCCTATGTATAACGAGGCTGAAGTTGTTATGTCATATATGAATTTTAAAGGTGAAGTAGATACCGACTTTATAAATAACCATATTTTAAAGAGTGATAAAACTCTAATCCTGCCAAAAATGTTGGAAGATGGTGGGTTAGCAGGAGTTATCTACGATGATTCTAAAAAATTTAATGATGATAACTCTTTTAAAATTAAAGAGATCAACGGAGCTTATATAGACATAAAAAAAATAGATTTAATTATAATCCCAGGAGTAGCTTTTGATTTAGATGGTAATCGTGTAGGTTTTGGAAAGGGATACTATGATAAGTTTTTAAAAAATTATTCCGGTCTCATCGTAGCTCCTTACTATGAATTTCAATTATATGAAAGTGTTCCATGGGAAGTCCACGATAAAAAAATAGATTATTTATTGGGAGTATCTCTTAAAAAAACTTCCAATTAAGAAGTCCGTCTATTAAATAAAAAAACTCAAGGATATCCTTGAGTTTTTTTATTTAACTTTCTTTTTTCCCTTCACTTTCCTCTTCAACCTTTCCTTCGTTTATTTCTTCCTTATTTTTTTTTCTCTAACTCTTTAAAATACTTTTCTTTGGTTATTTTTTCTATAGAAAGAATTTTTTCTCCTAATTTAAACTCACTATATTCTGCTTCTCCTTCCTCGACCTCTTTTTCCTTCCTTTTAACTCTATAATAATATTCTATCTTCATTCGATTAGCATTTTTAGAAATTTTATTCAACTCTACAACAGAATCAAAATAATTTTCCCTCATTGCCTTTCCCACCAATAAATCTTCAGCTTTTAATTTTTTCATATTTTCATAATAAATTATCTTATAAACTACATCCAAGGCTGTTGTTCCTGTATTTGTAATTTTAGATACTAAATATGTTTTCTTATTATCGGTAACAACCTGAAAATCATCAAAAACACCACCATACTCTAATTTGCCACTATAGCCATATACTGTAGAAACTAATATATGAATTATATCTAAACTAACTTCTACCTTCCCCTCATCTTTCTCACTATTATTGTATTTTTTTACCGGTATTTCCTCAAATACCAGATGACTTCTATATTCTCCATCTACCAGACCCTTTGGAGGTCTGGCAGCCATCCTAATTACTTTTTTACTATTAGGTTTAAGATAGACAATTTTAGGGTATACTATTACCCAATCCCCCATATAGAGATCTTTTGTTTTTTGGTCTTCAGGTCTTTCAGAATAAATTCTTATTTTTTTTAATTTATTGGTACCGTTTTTCAGATAAATTTTCTGGGTTCCAGGTCTGTCTAAACTTATTTTTTGAATTTGAGGAGCTACCTGAAAATTTGCGTATAGCGTTGAAATCATCAATAAATATATGAATATAGTTCTTCGTTTTATCATTAACACCACCTATTCCTTTTCATAAGAGATAACTTTAAAGTTGTAATCCTCATAATAACTTCCATATTTATCTAATTTAATATTCAATTTCTTAGTTTTTTCTTCAAATTTTAAAACACCTTCTCCCCTGTAATCTATCTCTAAGATATATTTCCCAGGAAGAATTTTATCCAGCATATAAAACCCCTCTGGCTCCAATTTTTGTTCCTTTACAATCTTACCATCGAGAGTCTTTAATTGAATATAAAGCTGAGATATTATAGGAAAATATTTTATTCCATCTACTGTATCACCGCGGAATTCCAAATCTCCCATTATCACTGAAATAGATTGGATAGGGACATCCATATGACCGCCAGTTGCCGGATATAATTTTATATATTTTTTCTCATTGGCCGGTTCTAACATGGGATCCAATGTCTCTATATTAACCTCAAAATCCTTCACTTCATAGGAACTGATATTATCTATAAAATACATACCGTCTGCTCCAGTTACTCCTTTTTTCCTTCCAACATTTACCTCTACACCTTCTAACAATTTTTCCCCTTCATCAAATTGATCATTATTATTGTCGTCCATGAATACCTTTCCTTCCATCCAAGATCTGCTTGGATATGGATTGGAATTATTTGTAAATGGCTTTTCTAAAATAATAGTTTTTTCCATGTCTACACCAGCACTATAATCCGTTTCCTCGTCATCATGAACTAAATAACCTACAATTTCTAACCAATTAAATACTTTATATCTGGCTTCTAATCCTGCTTCGTATTCATTTCTACTATTATACTTCACAAAAATACCTGCTTTTATTTTATTATTTTCTGCAGTTTTAAGAGCTATTTTTAGATCTGTTTTATCTTCAAATTCTTCGAAATCAGAGTTTATTTGGACAACAAAATTAAGACTGGTATCGTAGACTTCAATATTACTATTAGAATAATTATAATAAACTTGAGGAGTTCCGTAGTTCTCTGAAAATGGATAAACCAATCCTAATTCATGAGAGATCTTATCTTTATTCCTATATATACCAACACTACCATATTCCTCTATATATCCAAATTTATCTAAATTATCATATCTCAAATTATATCCCCAATACCTGTTTATAATCCCTCTCCAATCAGCAATATACCTGTTCTCATAGCCTTCTAAAAAGGCTATAAAATCACTATACATATATCCTTCCAGAGAAAGTACATTTCCTCCAAATCTTTGTCTTACCTTCCCTATATGGGTATATCTATTTTCAGTATCATACTCCATATCATAGATCTCTGAAAACTCAAAATATGTAGGGTAGTTCACTGCACCAGTTGTGTAATACAAATTCAATCCCACTAATTCTGTAGGATAATTATAAGTAATCTCTCCCTCTCTATTTTCTGTAAGATCATTTATATATTCAGTTCCTATAGTAAGATTATTAGTTAACCCATAGGAAACTTTAATATTTCCCTCTACAGCTTTCTCCTCTATATCTACTTTTTTTTCTTCCTCGTCCTCATTTATTTCTCTATAAGTTCCTATTAGAAGACCATAATCTATCTCACCTTTTTTTAGAATTTTGCTTCCACTCATCATGGAAACTTGTTTTATCTCTATAGAACCATCAAAATTATATATTTTTATTGTATATACATCGTTATAATTTTGAATATTTATATTTTCAAACAGATAAGTCCCATCTTCTCCTACCCGAGTAAACTTATATAGAGTCCCATTTCTATAAAGTTCTACTCTTGAATTAAAAGGTGCAAATCCTCTAATAGTCGTTTGTCCAATCTCTACATCTCCAACTCCATTCCAGTCTTGAATAGCTATTCCTGTTAAATTCTTAGAACCTAAAAACTCATAGGTCTGCATATAGGCATCTCCTACAATTATGCTTTTTTCATCTATAATTTCATTGTATGTTAAAGCTGTATATCCCAAATAAGTATCCGGATGAAAAAATCCTGTGGTAGTAAAGTCACCGTATAACATGTGGGTATCATACCTTGCTGAAAACGTTCCTTCCTCGTCTTCTATATTATAATTAGTATATCTTGGTCGGAGCACTCCCGGCGTAAATAGCTTTCTATCCTGAGAATATACATCTCCATCATCTACACCTTTCTTGCCGTCAGTCCCCAATCCTTTGAGCCTTTCTTCCTGCTCCAGATAGATCTCATAGGGAGTTTTAAACTTAGTTTTTAACTTAAGAATATATGTTTCTGTACTCCATTCGTAACTTTCTAATTTAAATACCTGAGATAGATCTGTCCCCCTTATATATAAATCTTCCTCTCCTGTAATATATCTAGTATCTCCATAATAAAACTTATAATCTCTTTCTCCCATCCTGCCATAAATTACTTTCTTTTCCCTGTCTATTTTCATACCCCTGGCCATGGTCAAGGCAAATAAGTTCATTACACTTACATAGGGTTCTTCTAGAGAATAATCCATATATATGGGAAAAAATGAATATTTGATTTTTTTATTTACATTTATCTCTATATACCCCTCTTCATAACTTCCCTTAAACTCCTCTCCAAATGAAATTATAGAGCATAATAATAAAAATATAATTATTTTCTTTCCCATCATATTCACCCCCATACATTTTGACTTAGATAATTCTTAATCTAAATAAAAAAATTTCAGCTGTTAAGAATCTAATTTGCATACCTAACTTTTACAGATAGATTATCTGTAATAGTCCTGCGTCCTTGTATATTGTTTAATTCTAATTTTATATCTAATCTGAACTTCCCCCTTCCATTACCATCCAACTTTATCTCTTTTCTTCTGGGTCTGATAATCATTTTATTTCCATCTAAATCATAGGCTTCTGGAACTATAATTTCCACAACTCCCCCGGATTTCCCCTCTACATAAACCCCTACATCGGTCAATGAAACACTTCTATCTCCTTCGACTACTGTTCCAAAATTAAGTGGATCTATACTTGAAATTTCTAACGAAAAAGTAAAACTCATAACCAAAAAAAATAACAAAATTAGCTTTTTCATATTCATTCATCTCCTCTATATTTAATAAATTCTTCTTATTTTTAAATACAAAATAAGTTTTAATTTTCCTTTTATATAAATTTTAATTTCGATCCTAAAAAAATTAACTATTATTTATTTCTATAATTAACAGCAAAAAATAAGCAGGCTTAAAGCCTGCTCGTTTTTTTTACCTATTGCTTACTATTTGTATTCTGCTCTAGCAACTATAACACCAAATTTCAATCCAGCAGAACCAACATCATTAAAGTATGCGTCTACTTCTATTTCTTTCATTCCACCATATAATGTAACCATTCTTGATGCAGATTCTATACCAGGAGTTAATGTACGTGTTTGCATAGGGTAGAAACCATTATGACCCTTAATAGTTACTTTACCAGGAAGGTTAAATAATCCACCATAGAATTTAAATTTAATTTCTGCAGGTCCCATACCTTTAACTCTAAATCCAATATCACCAATATTTAATCCGTCACCAACAACTGCTTGAGTATACAAGAAGTCTATTTCAGATTCAATTTTAATAGGTTCAAGTACATTAAGAAGAATATGAGTAGCAGCTTTATCTTCCCAACCTCTACCTTTGTCTCTGAATATATTGACAGCTTTGTCATTGTGTACTGCGTTATCATTAGTAGTTATGTCACCAAATCCATTTCCAAGTGCATTACTTTTAATAGTTACAGGAGTATACATAGTGTCAGGAGTTCCTAACCCATTAAAAGATATACCTTCAGTTACTGCAAATGCAGTTGATCCAATAGCTAATATGGCAGCAATCAATAATAATTTTTTCATCTTTCCCACCTCCGAAATTAAAAAGACAATAAGCTTTTAACTTCAGTATTTTCCTTGATGTTCTCTTGCTTTACATATAAATTGTTCCCTATCTATAATAAAAAATCTAACGCTCAACTCCCCTTTCATTCACTTTTAAAACCAGAGTAAACGTTCAATTTAGTTGGTAGAAGTGAATCCCTATATGAGCATATTCAAAAAAAATTTAAACTTTTTCAAAAAAAAATGACCTTCTACTGAAAGTCATATTCTTTACTATATATTTAATGCTTTTAAAATATCTTTTACACTTTCCTCTGAAACCTTGTAACAAACTTTTTTCCCATTTTTTCTGGAGCATACTATCCCTGAATTTCTGAGGTGTGCCAAATGCTGGGAAGCACTGGATTGGGATACATTTAGAAGCTCTTCCAAATTTCCTACACAAATTTCATCTCTAAGTGATAACTCTCTCAAAATTCCTAATCTTATTGGATTAGACATCATCTTAAGTAGTAAGGTTGCTTTTTCTATAGTCATCTTTTCCTCCCCTAAATAATTCCATTCCTCGTTAAATTTTCTTTTTCATCCCCAATAGTAGTCATCCCTGAATGGCCATTATATACCTTGGTATCAGCAGGCAGAGTGTCACATAACTTTTTCAAGCTGGCAAATAAGCTCTTTCCATCACTGGTCGGCAGGTCATATCTTCCATAACTTCCCTTAAACATAGTGTCTCCTACAAGAACTATCCCTGATTCCTTATGATAAAAACATTTTCCACCCTGAGTATGTCCCGGAGTATCTATCACTACAAACTCATCTATAGTATCTCCATCCTTTACTGTTTTGTAACTATCTTCATATTTAAAATCTATCTTAGCCAGATAATCTGAAAGACTCAGAGCAGAATCTGTAAAAAATTCCTTCTCTTCCTCCCCTATATATACCTCTACATTGGGATAGATCTCCTTTAATTTTAATAATCCCGCAATATGATCGTAGTGACCATGGGTAAAAATTACTTTTTTTAAAGTTAAATTATTTTCCTCTATAAAGTTTTCTAATTCCGATAAGTTGGCTCCACCACAATCAAATAAAAGAGCTTCTTTATCTTTCCAGACTAAAAAACCATTTGTCGGCATCATTCCAAGTTTAAATTCTTTTATATTCATCTTTTATCTCCTACTTTCATCAATAAATTTAATTTTTTTACATTATACACCTTAATAAAGTGGCCGTCTACAATATAATTATATTTGAATACTTGTAACAACATTAACATATTTTTTATCAAATTACAATCAATTCCATAATCCATTGTGAATTTTATATCTTTCGTATATAAAAATAAATGAGCCCAGAGGCCCATTTATTTTTATTACTTTAATAAACTATAAAAACTAAGGTTATCTTCTATGAATATAACTTCACTTTACTCTTTATACATTGAATAAGAAT
Encoded here:
- a CDS encoding MBL fold metallo-hydrolase, which produces MNIKEFKLGMMPTNGFLVWKDKEALLFDCGGANLSELENFIEENNLTLKKVIFTHGHYDHIAGLLKLKEIYPNVEVYIGEEEKEFFTDSALSLSDYLAKIDFKYEDSYKTVKDGDTIDEFVVIDTPGHTQGGKCFYHKESGIVLVGDTMFKGSYGRYDLPTSDGKSLFASLKKLCDTLPADTKVYNGHSGMTTIGDEKENLTRNGII
- a CDS encoding 5-formyltetrahydrofolate cyclo-ligase — translated: MDKKQIRSEVLKKRNNLSKEFIKKYSEEIFNVLINSPMYNEAEVVMSYMNFKGEVDTDFINNHILKSDKTLILPKMLEDGGLAGVIYDDSKKFNDDNSFKIKEINGAYIDIKKIDLIIIPGVAFDLDGNRVGFGKGYYDKFLKNYSGLIVAPYYEFQLYESVPWEVHDKKIDYLLGVSLKKTSN
- a CDS encoding metalloregulator ArsR/SmtB family transcription factor, translated to MTIEKATLLLKMMSNPIRLGILRELSLRDEICVGNLEELLNVSQSSASQHLAHLRNSGIVCSRKNGKKVCYKVSEESVKDILKALNI
- a CDS encoding tRNA threonylcarbamoyladenosine dehydratase; the protein is MKQFSRQSLLIGEENTKKLINSSVIVFGLGGVGGFTIESLSRAGIGTITLVDFDTVDITNLNRQIIATHSSIGEEKTKLFKDRILDINPNAVVNIHNLRVTPENAKTLFDHMKYDYIVDAIDTVSAKLALIEISKDRDIPIISSMGFGNKLDPTTIQISDISKTSVCPLARTIRQELKKRRIKKVKTVFSTEIAIKPKNPNGSREKAVNVGSVSFVPSVAGLIIAGEVIKDLIKS
- a CDS encoding fimbria/pilus periplasmic chaperone, which encodes MIKRRTIFIYLLMISTLYANFQVAPQIQKISLDRPGTQKIYLKNGTNKLKKIRIYSERPEDQKTKDLYMGDWVIVYPKIVYLKPNSKKVIRMAARPPKGLVDGEYRSHLVFEEIPVKKYNNSEKDEGKVEVSLDIIHILVSTVYGYSGKLEYGGVFDDFQVVTDNKKTYLVSKITNTGTTALDVVYKIIYYENMKKLKAEDLLVGKAMRENYFDSVVELNKISKNANRMKIEYYYRVKRKEKEVEEGEAEYSEFKLGEKILSIEKITKEKYFKELEKKK
- a CDS encoding flavodoxin; translated protein: MKKIGLFYGTTGGRTTGVVDEFDFNLRDEVEIFDVANGIEKIKEFENLILVTPSYGFGELEAHWEAVIEDFKKIDLKGKTLALVGLGSQTTFGESFVGALEILYKIIIKNGGKIIGLTSTEGYHFEECEAIVEGKFMGLVLDEENQDDMTPDRIYDWLEVVKKEFN
- a CDS encoding uracil-DNA glycosylase is translated as MKINNLWEELNFEINTCKIFKKSEKDSKVLLGGGNRNSDLLFIGDDPNLFEDDNLRVAPNSSGAFFKNLYELVDLSPEEFYLTNIVKCNLRLKDLSEEEKKIYADVLDMQIALLNPKVIVTLGQEVSRFLLRDNTLKISEIRGKTYDWDGGIKVNPTYDPNFLIRNSDKKKGSPKWLTWKDMEEIKKNMENIHG
- a CDS encoding MBL fold metallo-hydrolase produces the protein MNVSILGSGSSGNSIFIEINNIKILIDAGFSGKKIKEKLEVIGEDISDIQALLITHEHGDHVLGAGIISRKYNLPIYITEESYDACKHKLGKIDPSNLNFIESTFYLDEILITPFDVMHDAVRTIGFSVEYMGKKLTLATDIGHITNIVREQFKGSQIAIIECNYDYNMLMNCDYPWDLKSRVKGRNGHLCNEDTAKFLTELYHEDLEKVYLVHVSNDSNCYDLAYNTVEFELIKNDINIDLEIVRQNTVTPIYKSKK